The DNA region GTAGAGCGGCCAATTACCTCAAACTTCCAACGTCCCGTTAAACGGGATCCCGGCCGAAACCGGTACTAGGCCTGTTTTCAGTAACTCAAGTCCAACTCTAATAATTTAAATGTTGAGTTTCAAAAGGAATGAAAGAACCGTGCGGGCAAACCTTTATATAAAAGAACTTATTCATCAGTACATCGTCCCAACAACCGCTCTAGTTGTTCGCTCAATTGTTTCAATTTATCTGACTGTTCATCCAGTTCCGGATTTTTTTCCAGTTGGATAAGCCTCACCGCAAATTGTAAAGCAACAATAGCTAAAAAATCCTGCACATCTTTATCACCAAATTGCTTTTTTTGATACCGCAACAACCTATCATTAATCAGTTGGGCTGCTTTACGGATCTGTTCTTCTTCCTCTTCTTTATCAATTTTCAGAGGATAAAAACGTTCCGCAATCTTGACATTTATAGTCTGACTCCAACTCATTGTCTGATTTTATCTATTCAAAAGTGCGATACATTTATCAATTTCCCGCACCATGCGATTTACCTGGAGCTTCACATTTTTGATATCTTCCGTAGAAGCGATCAATGTTTTTGTGAGCTTGAGACTTTGGTACTTTACTTCTAAGGCCTCTATCTCCTGGTTTTTTACTCGAACAGCTTCCGACAATTCTTCCACTTGTTGCTTTAACTGTAAGTTGTTCACTTTGAGTTCCTCTGCAACAAGAAGAATGCGGGTAATATTTTCTTCCAATGAGAAAATAATTTCATCTTGAATTGCCATGCCTCTTGTAAAAATCTGATACAAATATAACTGATTATTTTGATATCTGAAAAAGAAATTATCACCAGACAGGCAATTAGTTCGAAAATTATACAACAAAGAAGCCAATCTATTTAGATTGGCTTCTTTGTTGTATAATTAAAACAAGAGACTTATTTACATTTCAGTACTGTTTCAATCTGATATTTGGCATTGGGAACGAAAGCACCTTCAGTTACCTGTTTGTATGCTTCACATGCTTTTCCATTGTCTTTTTTCCCAAAATATGCATTTCCTAATTCAAAATTTAAAGAAGATTTATCTGCTTTATCAACAGTTAAGCCTTTTTCAATTACAGAAATGGCCTGATCCCAGCTTTTCTTTTCATTATAGGCTTTTGCTAATGCATAATATGCAGAAGCATAAGTATCATCTATTTCAAGAAGTTTGGTAAACGTACTAATGGCTTCATCATATTTTTTACCTTGTACGGCATTCACACCTTTATTGTTATAAAAGCTGATCAATGCCCTTGTAGACCTTTGAAGGGTGGAACGATCATTAGTACTCTCAGCTTTTTCAATTGCTAATTTATAATTTTCTTCCATTTTTTCTTCTTCTTTTTGGGTTTGGTAGACAGCTCCCAATACATAGTATGCTTTAGCCATATCCGGATCAAGCTTAACTGCATTATTCAAATTGGATATAGCGGGTTCAAAATCTTTTCCTTGGAAGGCTGTAGCACCGAGTGCATAATAAACATCCGGAATCGGTTTTTCTGCCTTTTCTTTTATATCTGAATTTTTGTATTTGTCTGCGACAGCGATGGTTGTTTCAAAGGCTTTTAGAGCTGCTTCATAATCTTTAGCTTTGACTAATTTTTCTGCTTTTTGCAGATAGAGACTTGGTACTGCCATTTCAGCAACTTCCCTGTTTTCGTCAGCTTCCGGACCAACTTTCTTACTGATTTCAATACATTTTTCTAATTCAGTGATAGCTCCGTCCAAATCTCCGCGACTCATCAATTCTGCCCCCCTGTTACGGGCTTCAGTTGATTCCTGAAGAGTCTGTGCCATGCTTATTGATGTTAAGCCGAACAGAACTATTACAACACTCCATAATTTGCGACATTTCATGGTGGTAGATTTCATTTTTTAAAATTTAATACTTATTTACAAAATTAAATGATTTTTATCTTTTAACAAAAACTATTTTGTTAAAAATTATAAAAACATCTTAAAATCAATTCTATCTGGCTGTGATGAGAGAGTATAAGGTATTAATTTCCATTGTAATAAAGTTATTTGCTGTTATGAAACGGATGTATTTAATATTTATGTGGAATTAACGAACCGGATGGTGGTGGTCCGACAAAAAACGCGATAATGCATAGATAGAATCAAATGTCATTTCCTGCTCATTTTGCTTTAATATCCAATGACCGGTATTTTTTTCCAAAGAAATATATGCATGATCTGGATCCGGAAAATCACTTCCGGAAATATCAACTTGGTAACCAATCCTTTCCAATGCTTTCCGGATCCAGAAAATATTTTTCCCTTCTCCATTCAGATAGATACGGGAGTGATTTTCTTTTTTTATTTTAAACTCACCTTTATGATCATCAAATTGGACTCCGGTTCCTTTAAATAATCCTGATAATCTTTTGTTTATAATTAAATCTTCAGGTGCACCTTCGAATATCTGATCATTAATCATCAACCAAAATTTATCTGCTTCGTGTATCGCAATATTCAAATCATGTGTGGAAAAAATGATGGTTTTTCCCTTTTTCCTTGTCAATTGATGCATTAATTGAATTACTTCATATTTATTGGGCATATCTAAAAAAGCAGTCGGTTCGTCAAGTAGAATCAGGTCAGTATCCTGAGCCAATGTTCGGGCAATCATTGCCCGCTGTTTTTCACCATCACTGATTTCATATATATTTTTATCTGCAAGGTGGGAAATTCCCACTAATTGCATTGATTCATTGATAACGGATATATCTTTTTCTGTAAGTTTTCCGATCCAATTGGTATAGGGGAATCGTCCGAAAGCTACCAACTGTCTGACTGTTAAATGAGAAACACTTGGAGATTCGGTGGATACGATGCTCATTTTTTCCGCTAACTCATTTCTTGTATAAATATTAAGAGGTTTTCCGGCTAGTAGTATTTCCCCGGACAATTCTGGTTGCAGGCGTGCCAGTGTTCGCATCAATGTACTTTTTCCTATGCCATTACGTCCAATGATCGCTATCAGTTCACCCCAGTCTGCTGATAGGTTTATATCAGCCAGAATTGTCTTCTTGGAATACCCTACGGATAAGTTCTCCAGTTTTAAAAAAGTATTATTTTCTTTTAAGCACTCAGTGCTATTTATTATTTTCTTAAGTTGCATTGATCAAATTAATTGCTTTCATAAAATACATCATTAAATTATTTGCATTACTTAAAGGCACTGGTCTTTTGATTTATGTTTTACCGTATGAACAACAATTTGGTAATATGGGTTTTCGAGCCATCCTCATTGGTACAAAAAACAAGGTATACTCCGGAAGCTACTCTTCTGCCTCTTTGATTACGCCCATCCCATACAGCCTGTCCACCCAGGGTCTTTGTCTGATACACCAGATTGCCCGCAATATCTGTAATTTTTACATCTGCATCTTTTATCAAACCGGTGATCGTAATTTCCCCATGATAATCGGGATGAACAGGATTAGGAAAGACATACACTTTCCCGAAGTCATCCCCACTCGATACGGCATCACTACGATATGAAACAATACCATACTCCGTAGCAAAAAAAACTTCTCCTGTTTTATCATTGATGGCTATATCATGTACTTTATTGGATAATAACGGGCTGTTATCTACCGTAAAATGCCGGACTTCACCTGCGTTGTCCTCATTAATCAGAAATACTCCTCCTTTTTCTGTGCCGAACCATTTCCGGTGAGCTCCATCTATTGCTACCGATAATATGTTCTCAGATCCTAGTAATGCATACATATGACTTGGCTCGTGCGTTCCCGTACGATTCGGATGGTAACCGGCCGTATTACCACCATCTAATATGGCAGATGAATTATTATAATATACAGGACCTTGTGCAGTTCCTACCCACATGATTCCATCAGGTGTCCCGGTAATCTGATGATTTTGGTATATAGGTGCGGATCCTGCATAATTGTAAGGAGCGAATCCAATAACTCTATCTGTTTGATCTTTTTCTACAGAAGCTTTGTCAAATACCCACAAGCCATTGTTATGAAGGATAGTCCATATCTTTCCCTGGTTATCCTGTGTGAAATGACCCATTACACCATTGGTTGTCCATTCTGATATTTTCCATTGCTTATTGGAATACAACCCCGTCTTTCGGCCATTACTCACCCACAACCGGTTTTCTTCGTCAATCATGATACCGCCACAATAAGTTGCAGCGTTTTCAGCAAGCAATGGACTGTTTTGATGTGTATAATGCTCCGATAAAAACCCATCTTCAAACACATATACACCTTCTCCCCATGAAGAGACATAATACTTACCCGGATTGTCTGCCGATATATCAATATCCGTGAAATCATGCTGGCCTTCAAACCTGATACTGTTCCATTGATTCCCGGAAAAAGTATGGATTTCTCCCTGTCGATTTAACCGGATGCCATCTTTTCCGATACCTCCGGAAACAGAAATCAGCCGATCTGACTTATATCGAAAAGCTGCTGAATTGTTGGACGAAGGTCCGTTTATGACGTAAAAAATGATATTGTTCGCAGATTGCCATTGAACCAGTCCCATATAATTATCAGCAATCCAATATGTTCCCTTATTATCCATCATGGCACCATGAATATCTACAGGAGAATCTTTATAAGTAGTTATTGTGTTTTGTAGTAAATATGATTGTATATCATATATAAAAAGAGCTTTAGATGTACTGACCAACAATTGATTTCCCGAAACATTTAGCTGATGAATACTTTCTACTGTAAAAGGAAGGTGCAAACTTTCATAAGATATGCCGTTGTATTTAATGATGTTATTGTCAAGGTCACACATCAGCAACATATTGTTATGGTTGACTAATTGGGTGAAAGTACTACCGGAACCAGGTATTCCGGTTACCTTTTCCCAGGTAGAAAAGTCTGTTAAAAAATGACTTCCCATATCTGCCTTTTTTATCCCCTGGCTAGTGGCTGCATAAAAATATCCGTTGTAATCCGTGAAAGCATTCACTTCGACAGGAATACCATGGTCTCCGATGATGTAGGTATCTTTTATCCTGCGTAATTTTACATCTATCACGACAATACCAAATGAACAGGATAAATATACCAGATCATCTTTTGCATAGATGTGGTTGATCCGCTTATTGGTATATAATCCATTATGTTTGATATCCGGAATATTGTATATATCCTGATCAGTTATGATATCTATATTTCCGTTAATATAGCCGGTAACTAAGTATCTAACAGAAGGAACATATTGTATAGAAGATATTCCGGCATCATTCAATCCGTTTATTTTGGTCAGTTTATTTAATTCATTAGTTGAAGGATCATATATGCAGATACCTACTCCATTGCTTGAATATATCTTATTTTCGGTAACAATTACGGATTTAGTCGTATTCCATGAAAGATGATCACGCCAGCCTCCGACCGGTATTTGTCCGTATGCAGTAAAAAATGTAACCAAGGCCGTCAAACAGCTTATTACATACCTGTATATGTTGATGGATAAATTCATGGAAACTTCCTTCTTAGTTATATTCTTTTAACAAGATTTCCGAGAATTTCCGGAAAGCTCTGGCCCTATGACTGATTTGGTTTTTTTGTGGAAGTGACATTTGTGCAAAAGTCTTGTCATATCCGTCAGGTAGAAAAACCGGATCATAACCGAATCCTTCATCACCGTTTTCTTCTTCAATGATTGAACCATCCACGATTCCTTCATACAGTTGTTCCGTATGATGGGCGTCAATATAGGCAATGACTGTACGGAACCGGGCCTTTCGATTGCTTTTTCCTGATAATTCATGTAAGAGTTTGGCTATGTTAGCTTTGGACTTTACAGACTGATCGCCTTCAATACCTGCATACCGGGCTGAATACACTCCAGGGGCTCCATCCAATGCTTCCACTTCGAGGCCTGTATCATCTGCGAAGCAAGGTATTTTGTAACGATCATATATATAACGGGCTTTTTGTAAAGCGTTACCTTCCAAAGTATCCTGTGTCTCCGGAATTTCTTCCGTACATCCTACTTCAGCCAAACTTTTCAATGTTATTTCTGCGGGCATCATGGCTTGTACTTCCTCCAATTTATGTTTATTGGCAGTAGCAAAAATAATATATTCCTTTGTTTTCATCGATCAGAATTTATACTTGACAACTACAATTTATCCATTCAGGATCAAAAGTAGCATGATATTTACTATAAAATTTTATGGCTGGTTGGTTCCATTCCAATACCTGCCATACTATTCCATTCAATTTCCGTTCTTTTGCTTCGACAATCAGACGATCGAATAACATACTTCCTATTCCTTTTCCCCTCATTTCCTTTGTAATAATAATATCCTCAAGATACATCCTTTGTCCTTTCCAGGTACTGTATCGGATATAATAAAGGGCAAAACCGACAATGATGTTATCCTGTATTGCAACAAAAGCCCACCACACCGGATTTTCTCCAAATCCACTTTCCTCAAAATGGGCCAGAGTTACGGTCACTTCATCCGGTGCGTTTTCATATATAGCCAATTCGTGTACCAGTTCCATCAGACGTGGACAATCTTCTTTGACAGCTTTTCTTATGATTGGTTCATGCATTGTTTAAATTTTTATAAGCAAAAATAATATCTGAGAAAACACAGGTATTATTTTAATTTTAAGGTTATTATCCGGATGTATATTTCTTCGGATACTGAAATAGAATAGAAAGAATGGCAGCGATCCCTAACAAAAAAGGATAATAAAGGTAAGGGATTATTTCCATGGGATTGATACCTGATAAACTGGAGGCAATCAGTAATTGTGCTCCGTAGGGAATGATCCCTTGTGCAAAACACGAAAAAGTATCCAGTAAACTTGCCATCCGGCGACGATCAATACCGAAGCGATTACCTATTTGCCTGGCTATTGGTCCCACGATAATTAGGGTAATGGTATTGTTGGCAGTACAAAAATCAGTGATGGTCGTTAATGCAGCGACACTGGCTTCTGCCTGACGTTTCGACCGGATATTCCCGGATAATTTCCGGATGAGCCAGTCAATACCTCCGTTAAAGCGAATTACTTCGAACATACCTCCGGCCATTAATGATACAATGATCAATTCTCCCATATCCATAACAATACTTTTACTCATGGCTCCAGCCCATGACCAGGCAGTAAGATCTGATGTCGTGATACCAATGATTCCGGAAAGGAGAATCCCTAAGGTTAATACTGACATTACATTTACTCCGGCTAAAGCTG from Bacteroidales bacterium includes:
- a CDS encoding cell division protein ZapA, with translation MSWSQTINVKIAERFYPLKIDKEEEEEQIRKAAQLINDRLLRYQKKQFGDKDVQDFLAIVALQFAVRLIQLEKNPELDEQSDKLKQLSEQLERLLGRCTDE
- a CDS encoding tetratricopeptide repeat protein, which produces MKSTTMKCRKLWSVVIVLFGLTSISMAQTLQESTEARNRGAELMSRGDLDGAITELEKCIEISKKVGPEADENREVAEMAVPSLYLQKAEKLVKAKDYEAALKAFETTIAVADKYKNSDIKEKAEKPIPDVYYALGATAFQGKDFEPAISNLNNAVKLDPDMAKAYYVLGAVYQTQKEEEKMEENYKLAIEKAESTNDRSTLQRSTRALISFYNNKGVNAVQGKKYDEAISTFTKLLEIDDTYASAYYALAKAYNEKKSWDQAISVIEKGLTVDKADKSSLNFELGNAYFGKKDNGKACEAYKQVTEGAFVPNAKYQIETVLKCK
- a CDS encoding ABC transporter ATP-binding protein, encoding MQLKKIINSTECLKENNTFLKLENLSVGYSKKTILADINLSADWGELIAIIGRNGIGKSTLMRTLARLQPELSGEILLAGKPLNIYTRNELAEKMSIVSTESPSVSHLTVRQLVAFGRFPYTNWIGKLTEKDISVINESMQLVGISHLADKNIYEISDGEKQRAMIARTLAQDTDLILLDEPTAFLDMPNKYEVIQLMHQLTRKKGKTIIFSTHDLNIAIHEADKFWLMINDQIFEGAPEDLIINKRLSGLFKGTGVQFDDHKGEFKIKKENHSRIYLNGEGKNIFWIRKALERIGYQVDISGSDFPDPDHAYISLEKNTGHWILKQNEQEMTFDSIYALSRFLSDHHHPVR
- a CDS encoding T9SS type A sorting domain-containing protein, with the translated sequence MNLSINIYRYVISCLTALVTFFTAYGQIPVGGWRDHLSWNTTKSVIVTENKIYSSNGVGICIYDPSTNELNKLTKINGLNDAGISSIQYVPSVRYLVTGYINGNIDIITDQDIYNIPDIKHNGLYTNKRINHIYAKDDLVYLSCSFGIVVIDVKLRRIKDTYIIGDHGIPVEVNAFTDYNGYFYAATSQGIKKADMGSHFLTDFSTWEKVTGIPGSGSTFTQLVNHNNMLLMCDLDNNIIKYNGISYESLHLPFTVESIHQLNVSGNQLLVSTSKALFIYDIQSYLLQNTITTYKDSPVDIHGAMMDNKGTYWIADNYMGLVQWQSANNIIFYVINGPSSNNSAAFRYKSDRLISVSGGIGKDGIRLNRQGEIHTFSGNQWNSIRFEGQHDFTDIDISADNPGKYYVSSWGEGVYVFEDGFLSEHYTHQNSPLLAENAATYCGGIMIDEENRLWVSNGRKTGLYSNKQWKISEWTTNGVMGHFTQDNQGKIWTILHNNGLWVFDKASVEKDQTDRVIGFAPYNYAGSAPIYQNHQITGTPDGIMWVGTAQGPVYYNNSSAILDGGNTAGYHPNRTGTHEPSHMYALLGSENILSVAIDGAHRKWFGTEKGGVFLINEDNAGEVRHFTVDNSPLLSNKVHDIAINDKTGEVFFATEYGIVSYRSDAVSSGDDFGKVYVFPNPVHPDYHGEITITGLIKDADVKITDIAGNLVYQTKTLGGQAVWDGRNQRGRRVASGVYLVFCTNEDGSKTHITKLLFIR
- a CDS encoding non-canonical purine NTP diphosphatase, with protein sequence MKTKEYIIFATANKHKLEEVQAMMPAEITLKSLAEVGCTEEIPETQDTLEGNALQKARYIYDRYKIPCFADDTGLEVEALDGAPGVYSARYAGIEGDQSVKSKANIAKLLHELSGKSNRKARFRTVIAYIDAHHTEQLYEGIVDGSIIEEENGDEGFGYDPVFLPDGYDKTFAQMSLPQKNQISHRARAFRKFSEILLKEYN
- a CDS encoding GNAT family N-acetyltransferase, which gives rise to MHEPIIRKAVKEDCPRLMELVHELAIYENAPDEVTVTLAHFEESGFGENPVWWAFVAIQDNIIVGFALYYIRYSTWKGQRMYLEDIIITKEMRGKGIGSMLFDRLIVEAKERKLNGIVWQVLEWNQPAIKFYSKYHATFDPEWINCSCQV